Part of the Leptodactylus fuscus isolate aLepFus1 chromosome 6, aLepFus1.hap2, whole genome shotgun sequence genome, CTTAAAAAGCGAAAAATGGAAGATGGGGAGGATAACTGTTCAGGTAACTCTACTTTTCTTCTTTACACTCTTGTTTTTTGGAAAAGTTCTCATTCAACGATTTAATCTGAAAATTGTATCTGATCCCTGCTCTGTTATctcccatgcaagtgaataggGTTTTACAGAAACCTGCTGTACTCTGAAAATTGTGagggagggggagaaaaaaaaaagttctttctGCATAGGAAAGTCACAGATTAGCCCCATTGAATTACAGGGGGCGCTTCTGTACATCCATACCATATCGGTGGCAGTCTCCGACTTCTGCCACAAATCTGGATTACTTTTACCTTAAAACAAAGATCTGGATGTCTTAGTCTTACATTACTGGACCTCCCTGATGTTCAATGGCCTGGTTAATAGATGGTAGTACAGGGATCTGCAGTGGATGGTAGGTACTTGACTAGTGAAGCTGAAGGAGAAATAGAAAtattacatggaaaatctttgaatTGCCTGAGAaatgtgtaatgtacaaacttcTATATGCCTGATTTGGGACATTAAGGTAATAGAGAAGTTCGATCTCCAAAGCAGAtgcatttttcattatttttggtAGCAGTTTTCTTTAGATTTGGACCCGTGATTTCTGGTGTGATGCATGGACAACTGAAATACAGAATTGTAGACTAAAGTTAGTATAAATGGCAAATCCCATTATCTTGTGTTTTCCTTCTGTAGGTACCAAAGTCTTTGTGATGCCTAATGGGATGCTGAAGAGTAACGCCCCACTTGTGGAAATTATTGAAAGAGTAAAACCAGAGATAAGGCTGCTCATAGAGAAGTGTAACACGGTGAGCGTCCTAAAGATCTGCCTTTTCGCTCTCATGTTGTCGCAGTCTGGCTCTGGGCAGCTCTGGACAATTATTAATTCTTTCTCTTTTTCTATTAAGGTAAAAATGTGGGTCCAACTCTTAATCCCAAGGATAGaagatggcaataactttggCGTCTCAATCCAGGTAATCCACTATAGATTTACGATTAATATCTAATTTAAGACTATTTTGTGACTGCCCTATAGCTTAAGAGTTATGTTTTAGCTCCTTTCACTCATGCAGTATGCCAGTTTCATTAAAGTTTAGCTATGTAAACGTGGTCTATATTAAGAgacataaaaactagagatgagcgaatactagcacactcgaatagcacactcccataggaatgaatggatgcagccagcatgcaagggggttaagcggccggacgtcGGCatagtctgcgtgccagccgcttccattcatttctgtgagtGATATGCGAAACAGGAGTTTCAtatagtactcgcttatctctaataaaaACCTTTATAGATGTCTATGGCGTACATATGTGCAGCCTGGTAATATGAGGTAATTGACTATAAACAGGCGTCACTGATGGCACCCATCCAGAAAGCTACCAGTGTCTGCACATGCAATGCCAGGGCTATGTGACAGAGTTATCATGGTTCTGTGTTTAAATATGAGCCATATTTAGTGAGACTGGATTTCGTTTATTTCCTACGTTTAGGAAGAGACGGTGGCAGAGTTGCGGACGGTAGAGAGTGAAGCTGCATCTTACCTAGATCAGATTTCCAGGTAAGGTTTATGACCTGATGACCTATTATTCCTGTGTATACTACTTAAGGGGTTACCTCAATATGACATGTACTTTCTGTATTCACGCCAGTCTGGAAATGACAGAACTGCTGCAGGTCTAGCTATATAACCAATGATGTTAAGCTGTTAAAGACAGAGGATCTGAAATGGGTTTTCCAGTTTTTATTATCGATGACCTATTAGATCTGTATTATTAGGATCCGCCATAAACAATAAAAATTGGATAACCACCCCTTTATGCCAGGATCTCTGTCTAGGATGTCCATATAagttggacaaccactttaagtttTAGCAGCAGAAGATATTTGTTGTCGAGGTTCTCTGCCTAATTCCATTAATTTCTTTGATAAAATAATCGTGTATTGTTCTGTAGTTAATATGTATACTTAAAGCATCTTCCCCAACTCTGATGGGCAACATGCATCTGTGGCTCACTCAGAATGTTCCGCCTCTCTATCTTTACCCTTTGCCGCTAAGTAaaaataggaatttttttttgtttttgcctttttAGTCATTTCCATTTTGTTTATAtcagtttttcactttttttccccctcatttAGATACTACATTACCCGTGCAAAACTTGTTTCTAAAATAGCAAAATATCCTCATGTGGTAAGTAGAAGTGACTCTTGTTACTCATCATTGACTTGTATGAAGCATGGACTCTATTCTGTGCTTACCACACAATAACTaatatttcaatgtttttttcccctcagGAAGACTATCGGCGTACAGTGACAGAAATAGATGAAAAGGAATATATTAGCTTACGGCTTATTATTTCAGAGCTGAGGAATCAATATGTAAGAGCCATTTCTACATCTGTGAAGTAGACTGTTTGCCTAGGCGTGGTTTTTGTTCATGTAAATTAATGATGACCTCCAGCAGAAACACAACTTACACAATACAAGTGTTGCATTAGCAGACTAGAAGCTACGGCATAACTTTACCTGCTGGGGAGGGCACTGTGATTATCCTCTTTTCTGTAAGAAAGCAACAGTTGGGTCTTTCACATGGGAGGAAGATAAACTACTATTTGTGCTGCTTTcaatcaatgggcttcactatctgctgctactAACTGCGGCTCAGATCCATATTCCCCATCCCAGTTGACTGaaatgtctctcctcctctgcctcAACACGTAGTATTCACTGCACTCTGACACACTGCCCCCATCTGAAGCCGGCCTCCTTCACTTCGGGTGCAGTGTGTCATCATCAGTGACCTGACAATCCCAGATCAGTCCATATGAAGGGAACTTATGATTTACCACTCTTATCTTATTTTCATTGCCCCATAGTTGAACTCTACATGCACTTTACACTGATCTTCTCTATAGGGTGGAATTAAAACCCAGGACCCAGAACCACTCTTTATTGTTTGCAATGTCCAAAACTGAAGTTTAGCCTTTTAGGAATCGTTTCAAGAGCTATGACATATGATCATTAGGTTTGTAATCTTGTGTCTTTTAGGTGACCTTGCACGATATGATCCTCAAAAACATTGAGAAAATCAAGAGGCCCAGGAACAGCAATGCCGAGACCCTCTACTAACCAGCGTGTCCTCGTATCCCTGCCCCCCCCCTCAACTTTTTAGTTctatttttgttttaaatgtatttttttttcttcctttgaaCTTAAAAGGAGTAAAGACCATCATTGCCTTGTTTGAACTTTTGACATCCTTACCACCAAGAAGGGAAAGAAACTGGTCTGGAAATCAGTCAGCAGGTTTTTAATTGTTTAAAACCGCCCCTTCCCCTGCCCCCTCTCTTCTTCTATTGGAATTGACTGCTAAAGTCCTAGTCAATGACGAGGAACGTTCAAAGCCTTATCACGTGGAGTGCTGTAGCGCATACCCTGGAGTTCTCTACAGACAGTGACCAGCCCCCTGAAGCacttagacaaaaaaaaaccattttgaTCAGTATGAAAGTCTTTGAAAAGATATGTCCTCTCATAGAGTGACATGCcactgctgctgcagaacaccttTACTAATCATTTTGATTCTCGTAGAAGCCTCATTATAGTAATTTGACCCATGATTTTTGCCTCTTCCAATTTGGAAGCATATCCATTTGGGACTACCATAGTGTGTATTCAAGGGAGTCTGGGTGGTTTTTACCCCTTTCAAACTGCTGACAATGCTATGGAGAGGGCAGGGTAAACCTATGTGGGGTGATGTATGTCATGTGTCTAATCCATATTCTAGGACCCATGAAGGTGGTGCGTTCGTGTGCAGGTTTCGGGCTTTCTGCACTGAATGGATGGATGGGTCTGGGTGCTGTACATAATGGTAGTGTTCCCTGGGCATAATACCAATTTCTTGGTCATACAGCCTATATGACCATCACCCCAGATACCCCTCTACATAGCACGGTCTGCATTTTTGAGACTCTCATTGCAACCTATCTATTCACAGGGTGACGTGACTGAGCCATCAAATAAGTGTCACAACCGTCCTGTGAATTGAAAGGCTGACAACATGGCTCCCTCCATAACGGCTGACAATCTTATGCATACACGTTTGTCCCAAATTTTGCAGCAGTAGGTTTATCGGTCAAGGCTTTATCATTTTCTGTTCGTTCTTCCAGTTTTTAGACCTAACAAATGAGATGAAAAGAATGCTGGAGTGTCTGTAAAATGTCATTTCATGCTCATTTTAGTTAGCTcttaattttattatttaaccCCATCAGAACATATTGAGTATTAACCCGTGAAGTGTTAGTTAGGTTTTCTTGGAATATAATCAGGAAGTTGGCTTTACAAATCAAATGAAGGTTTACACAATTCTGTAATGTTTTTATACTATGGTATTGTATTTGGCTGGCCTTTATTCTGCCCCTTGGGGTAGGTATATAATGAGTTAGTATTTGCTGTATCCACCCCTATGCTGTGAGTAGTATGATCCTTTTCCTTCAATATACATTTCATAGTTCCTAAAGTCGTGGAGCAATGTGACAGTGGTACCCCTAAATTTCTTACTCCCCACCCACCAATCGCCCTACTCAATGTGTAGTCGGCCTTCTTGTTGGCTACTTACATCATACCGACCAAATTGAATTCACAAGGTGCTCACAgatagtaatactataaggagctgagctgtaagtTGTATAGTTTTGTTGGAAAAGTTCCGGTCTAATGTGCCATTTCACCATTTTAATCTGTGCCCATTCTTGGATTAGGAGTCCAGTGTTCTTAGTGACTGTCTTAGTGAGAGTTACCGCCATATACATACACAGGGTCCATGTGTCACTCTTAAGCTCACAATAAGTAGAGCTATAGATAAATGAAAATACAAGGTCTACTGAAACCTTtcttatggtaagttcacacagggtttttttggtcaggattttgaggccgtatctgcctcaaaatcctgaccaaaaagacggctcccattgaaatcagtgggagccggtcagttcttttttacgggggccatttgttccagctccgggaaaaaaaaagcaagatgctcattctacAGGCAGAGTcacctcacgacatccgcctgaagactctcccgactaggcacattcatttgggcctaatccggagcagagtgcgcggctggatgctggtgcactgcactggcatccagtcgcagctacccgtattttagaccggaacctgaggcttcctccgcctcaggttccggtccaaaaaatcccatgtgaacttacccttagttatacatcagtctgctcagctcctgctcCTTGAAGCATGATATCTGCAGATTGGACACCATGTTCAATGTGACATGTCTTCTTTATGGTCGGTTCTTATGAACCCTACTGAGCATATGGATGTGTGGTTAGGTTTTATATCTTAACTACGGTATGTAGTTCCAAGATACCTTGTCTATACCTATGGAACCAATTTATTATAGTAGACACGTTACCATTTTTGTTGTCTCCAATCACACCTGTCTTTGCTTCTGGTTTGTCGTGGACCAGAAAATCTTTTCTGTTGTATGATCGACACAAACAGAATCTgagggaccccactgactatatcaCGGTTCTTTGGACGTCAGGCCTTTTTAACTGGAATTGCCAGATGATAGTCTGCTTTGCGCAACTCTTTTGTTTGGCGATTTTTAGACAGATCCACACTGGAGACTGACGCAGATGCGAACCCAGCCTTAAATATCCAGTATATCCGAATACAATTCTCTGCTTTCAGAGCAAATAGGGACTGTAGCGCAGTGGTGGGATGTGCGTTCCAGGATCACAACCAATAGACTAATGAACTAGCAAAGAACAATCAAATACTTCTTATCACAAGGGAATGTAACATTAGAAAGCATGCACGTTGTAAGCTGATAATCATTGTGACTGTTTTGTGAAGCCAAGGAGCGACATTGAATCATTTTGGTTTGACTGTAGACAACCCTCTGACTAGTGTATTTTCaggacacatacagtatactatgtgAGTATATGACACACAGCCAAAGACTTATCACATGTATTACAAGAGGGTCAGGTCCCATTAGACAATTTTATAGCATACAgggaaaaaaataagttttacaatccctgcaaggtggatgggactcTTAGGGAAAAATTTTGTGAAAAaatacacactgcgatttccaaaacaattgCTTTTTtcgaaatctcagcatgtcaattaaacttacagaaatgccagcggttaAAGCAAATAGTCTGCAGAAGAGAcattacgattagagatgagcgagtactattcgaaacggccatttcaaatagcacgcacccataggaatgaatggaagcggccggcacgctgactttgccggccacttaaccccctgcgtgccggctgcgtccattcattcctatgggtgcgtgctattcgaaatggccgtttcgaatagtacttgctcatctctaatcacgatGAGTTTCCTAAAGGGgttcacccccactgatcagcaaattATTCCTTATTCTATGGATGAGGGATAACTTGCTTTAGTTGGGAAACCCCTTTACCCCTTGGCCTTACCACAAGTCTGCTGGATGTACCTGTAGGAAACTAGATACTATCTTAAGATTAAGTAGGATCTCTCCAGCATGGGCAGACTCTAGGTTGCTAAAATTTTTTAACTTCTAGGTCTTTGTTAGGAGGTTCAGTAGGGCATGAAAAGGAGTGTGATAAGTTGGTGTAGAAAGTGAGTTGTCTGACCGGTGGCTTTATCCTGGACTACTATATTCCCATCGTCTGCAGTTACAGCTTGTAGTTCTCTTCTGGCGAGTGTTTTATTGCTGTCAATCCTAAAATGGGGagtcacataattttttttattttttttattctgaaatATAATTCTAGAGAATAAAACCTACATGTGCTATATCATTTACTCAGACATGGCATCCATATTGCTCCTAATGTCTAGTTTTCTTATGAATTATACATTTTCATCATATCCTATTTCATCTGCATATAAGTGGGACCACACACCTTGTTGCAGACTGAAGCATTGCTAAAAGATTTCTGCAACTTCATGCTTGTCTTGTGATTTGACCTATACAGGTACATCTATACAACGAAACACCAACAAGCCGTACCCTAGGATGTTCCACTTTAGTTAGGTGGGTGGGAATGGCTTACCCCTTGTATGAGATTAGAAGCAGCGCCACAATTGTCCACTGGCtatacctggtattgcagctgagctcTATTATCTgccagatacattgtaataccaGGCAAAGCCTATGGACAAAAGTGGCATTGTTTCTGGGGAATAGGCAAACCATTTTCTGAGAAGTCGGTAGTCTAGCACATCACCTCCATATCAGATTATTATTTTAGTCTTGCAGTTCTTTTTGTAAGGACTTGTTGTCTACAGCCTCCACATTTATTTTACTTCTTGTTCTGCTTGGTGGTATCCCAGCCTtaaattgtatattttattttttatcattgtCATTTTGGTTCTATATTGTAAGAGACGTTTCGATTATTTTTCTTTGCTGAAATGACGTATGTACAATTTTAAAAAATGTCAGGTTATTAAAGATGTTCATCAAATGTGTTTAGTAAACTCGGATGTTGATTTTATTGCCTATGTGTGAATGATGTGCAGATCCCTTGTGCGCACAGCGTGTATGGCTGcacacatgtaatacatgtaCAGTTTTGGGGTACTGGGGTACAGTACATGGCTGTCAGCAAAATCTTCTATAATACAAACACTTGAGAGCACCTCAAGGGTCTGTGTGCTGTCAGATCTGTAATAACATATGTATGTTACAGATAcataaggctagggtcacatctgcacTATGTTTTCCGTTTGgcggtccgcttggggacaccctgaacggaaacctaatctgcataaaaaggtggaaacccctggaccccatagactataatggggtccatgtggtttctgcctgaaacttgcagtgcttttctttctgcatctttcatggagaggggaatggattTCCCGAACGTagtgcaagcactggtgtgaacccagcgtaatataaatatggactagagatgagcgaacactattcgaaacagccgtgaatggacgtagccagcacgcaggggggttaagcggccggctgctggcaaagtctgcgtgtcggccgcttccattcatttctatgagagtgtgctattcgaaacggctgtttcgaatagtgttcgctcatctctaatatggacCCATTTCATTCATGGCCCTATACAAACCTATAATTTTTACAGATCTGTGTGGGGGACCCGACCAGGgtgaaaatatggaacaggtcctgttAACTTTTGCAGCTCTGTCCATCTTTTCTCATGATGGGGTCTGTGAAAAAACTGTGTCACCCATTCTATTTTTCCCTGATCCTATAGACCTTTTATTCATGTGCATGGAAACCTAAGAGATTGATGGGATAAGGAATTTAAAGGGGGTTTGTCCTATGAGAACACTATCCAAATGCAGTCCCCAATATGGCCACGGTTGGCTCAAGTCCACCAGAATCATCAGAAATACTGCACTTCTATTTCAATATATAGAATTCACTCTAGGTAGCCTATGGCGGCTCATGGATGAAATCCGTATGTCTCCCGTGCAGTGCCTGTGCCGTTCATTCACAGCAGCTTGTTAGCACACGGCCGTGTGCAATCAGCTTTAgacctctaagggggcattcacatggcgtaaagtggtgctgattctgccatgataactcgtggAAGAATCCGTGCTGATAGACTCTCATCGACTTCAAcgggttccgttttctgcacggaacacattgaaatcaatgggaggctttttaacccattgattttaatgtgttccgcgtggaaaatggaactcattgaagtcgatgggagtctttttatcatcgCTGATTCTGCTGTGGGTTATCGTGCCAAAATCggtgccgcgttactccgtgtgaatgccccctaaaagggTTTCCAGGAGTTTCACACCagagggacaggggagtatgataCATAGATGTAGTCTTCAatgtgccagaattgaaatcCATGCTAGGCAGGGGACTACTGTGGATTTTTGGTATAACTTACTGTCTGGCATGAACTCTATCTAGTAAATGTGACAGGCCGAGGTGACTTCAGCCTGCTTTGCTCACTTTCAGAAAAAGGGGTGCAGAAAGAGAATAGTGGTGCAAAAAATGGGTGCCACATGAACACCCATCTATGTAGATGGGTTACTAAATTCTCCCCTCCACTCCATTGTTTCATTTCAAGTCACATCACCTTGTTGAACAATTTGGATAAATGGCTTAGAACCTAATGCAATGTTTTGCACCTAAAATGTGCCTGTTTTAGGCCAAAAGTAAGGCAGAGGCACCACAATAAAAGAACCTAACTTTTCGCTTGCTCTCCAATATAACCAACCAATGCCAGGTCCCATTATATTCCCATTATGATTCATGTTATGCTTGGCACTTGTCTGTGGTGGAAACGTTGTAACTAGTGTATGTAGTAACCTATATCATATCTGTTTCTGTAAGACGGATAGTGTCTGCTAAGACTGACTAATATCCCATGTATCTGCTTTAATGATATACAATGCATATATATGCATttcatatgtgtgtctatattgtTGCAAGTACAGCACAAGTATTTCCAACTTCCTTATCAAAGGCGAGCATCACTTCTGTCCAGTAAGATAAAATGACAGTCTGAGAAGTCACTCTCTCTCCACCCAAACATTAGGCGCACCTTATATATAGATTCAGAGATATAATTCACCACAACTCTGCCTACTCTGTATGACGTGTCTGATAAACCTTCAGCTACAGTGAAGTGTCGGGCAAGTAATCAACAAACTATGTTGCTTCTCTAGGGCTATGTAGGGACCAATTTTGCATCAATAAGTTTAGCATAGCAGCACCAAGGGGTGTGACAGCGACTGGTCCAAGAATTGAAGATAGCCCACTACCAGTCGGCGCCATTTTCACATGTACAGTTGAAAATGGAAAATCAGAAAACTATTGGCTCCCTGTTCAGTTACTTATGCTGGTAACTGGCTGATTTATGTCTGTGGTCTACCAGAAGTTACTGCGGATCCAGTAGGAGGCGCTGCCATCTCATCACAGATAACTCACCCAGAGCCTCTGCATTTTCAGGTGCGGCATGGTTGAAGTAGAGGGTAACTATGCCTCTCCTATGTGAACCCTAATCCTAACACACCTGGTTTGATGTGGATACAGCAAGTGGTACCTAATAATTAGTCACAGGAGGCCGCGCCCCCTACTGGATCTACTGCACATTTTTGAcatcgatgacctatccacaggacggtATCAGATTGGTCCAGGGTCTGACACTGAACCAATGGGGACTCACTGGATGTGCATTGATCAGAAATAGGATCTGCAAGTAATAGCTTTTTATAGTaatagcaaagtgaatgagaattttaagattttttttttttttgatgtgttgcaaaaaataataaaaacctaaATTGTAAACTGAGCTGTGGTACATTTTTACAGGCTTCATCATGTCCATTTATGCTGCAGGTCTTCAACATGAATTTCACACTGTGCAATGTGAAGTGTAAAATTGCAGAAATCCAATGGCAAGGTTTGAGCACTTATTTGTTATCTGTATATTGTCTGCATGTGCAGTATACGGGGCCATTTGTTTCTAATCACATCTGTGAAGTTGATTCTACGCCTGTCCTTATTTACAGTACAGACtcactgatgctgggttcacacctgcgcctccatctccattctcagatttccgtcttctgcagacagacagaattaatgggtttaaaaaatgcctgcaggtttccatctcttgtccagtttcgggcaggaaacggaaacctgtatgacggCGGCcggggcgtagatgtgaacgagccctgattcaagtctatgggatcatacaagtctttttgtgaTTATGGATGAAATACAAATACAATGCAGATCATTGATTTTGCAGACAGTAGAAAAAGTGTGGTCATGTGCTTGGGGACTTATGTTACGAATAACAATGTAGATAGAGCATTTTTTTACCTGTTGAATAATATTGGCACAACCAccatcaatttttatttatttatttatttaattatttttccaATGGCTAATCCACCACATGTGGACTTGTCATGAGAGTTTTGATCTGCGTATGGTAGGATCCCATAGATAAGAGTgatataataataactttatttacatagcaccaacatattctgtagcactttacaaatcagaggacacatgaacagacattatgagacattacaatgtgacaaagaaataaacatatcaaacaataggagtgagggccctgttcacaagagcttacaatctatgaggggacaCAAGGTCAGAGGGgttgtttgctacaatggtccagccatcttttaatggaaaaaataaaataaaaaaatgatgtaactgaagctgtatgagccatcatcAGCTGGGATCTAGgaataaacagatactaagtgcaaggagtgcagtgcaacttctagatggagaggacagaaTCTGAGGAACAGAGGAAAGATAAAAAGTAAGAATTTTACTTGATGTCTAAGAATTTTTATGCTGTATATTTAATGCTTGAATGTCATTAGATTCATTTTATTTGAtcattcttagggctagttcacacgtgagtataaggggaggttttagacagcggatttcgcgtccaaaacctccccttataatggtggtctatggagaccgctgggcttctgttctccgctagcggtgggctgccgctagcggagaaaagaaaggacatgtcctttcctcaggcccccggcagctccctcctatgtcggctcattcatttgagccgacagcagagggttaagccgcgacagcgatggtcgcggcgggcgggttttgacaagagagagacgcggctcgcagttcacttgtgaactagcccttacaataggccatcagtattattaGATcaagccaggacccctgcagatctgctGTATGGCGACCGTGTGACACATACAGTAGTACAAatcatacaaactgtagtggtgggtgtaggtactgcagcactgccccaCTCAAGGATATGCtgcacctacactcaccggccactttattaggtacaccatgctagtaacgggttggaccccattttgccttcagaactgcctcaattcttcgtggcatagattcaacaaggtgctggaagcattcctcagagattttggtccatattgacatgatggcatcacacagttgccgcagatttgtcggctgcacatccatgatgcgaatctcccgttccaccacatcccaaagatgctctattggattgagatctggtgactgtggaggccattggagtacagtgaactcattgtcatgttcaagaaaccagtctgagatgattccagctttatgacatggcacattatcctgctgaaagtagccatcagatgttgggtacattgtggtcataaagggatggacatggtcagcaacaatactcaggtaggctttggcgttgcaacgatgctcaattggtaccaagcggcccaaagagtgccaagaaaatattccccacaccatgacaccatcaccaccagcctgaaccgttgatacaaggcaggatggatccatgctttcatgttgttgacgccaaattctgaccctaccatccgaatgtcgcagcagaaatcgagactcatcagaccaggcaacgtttttccaatcttcaattgtccaatttcgatgagcttgtgcaaattgtagcctcagtttcctgttcttagctgaaaggagtggcacccggtgtggtcttctgctgctgtagcccatctgcctcaaagttcgacatactgtgcgttcagagatgctcttctggctaccttggttgtaacgggtggctatttgagtcactgttgcctttctatcagctcgaaccagtctggccattctcctctgacctctggcatcaacaacgcatttccgcccacagaactgccgctcactggatgttttttctttttcggaccattctctgtaaaccctagagatggttgtgcgtgaaaatcccagtagat contains:
- the PSME3 gene encoding proteasome activator complex subunit 3 isoform X2 yields the protein MSSLLKVDQELKKKVDCFRERITNEAEDLVASFFPKKLLELDAFLKEPMLNVQDLSQIHSEMNLPVPDPILLSNSHDGIDAPTLKKRKMEDGEDNCSGTKVFVMPNGMLKSNAPLVEIIERVKPEIRLLIEKCNTVKMWVQLLIPRIEDGNNFGVSIQEETVAELRTVESEAASYLDQISRYYITRAKLVSKIAKYPHVEDYRRTVTEIDEKEYISLRLIISELRNQYVTLHDMILKNIEKIKRPRNSNAETLY
- the PSME3 gene encoding proteasome activator complex subunit 3 isoform X1, with the protein product MSSLLKVDQELKKKVDCFRERITNEAEDLVASFFPKKLLELDAFLKEPMLNVQDLSQIHSEMNLPVPDPILLSNSHDGIDAPTLKKRKMEDGEDNCSGTKVFVMPNGMLKSNAPLVEIIERVKPEIRLLIEKCNTVSVLKICLFALMLSQSGSGQLWTIINSFSFSIKVKMWVQLLIPRIEDGNNFGVSIQEETVAELRTVESEAASYLDQISRYYITRAKLVSKIAKYPHVEDYRRTVTEIDEKEYISLRLIISELRNQYVTLHDMILKNIEKIKRPRNSNAETLY